One window of the Arthrobacter sp. D5-1 genome contains the following:
- a CDS encoding DUF4190 domain-containing protein, which yields MSDQPSKANEDKPAGYEPPQYVPPAQFSAPESSAPGQGAPHQGAPDQGASSESANATQPLPPYEQSAHGDSYAQDAYTHNAQGQNDFYAQPQPPASTGSYTPGDYSQQPPSPYGQPPSPYQQQQTFGQQPYGQQPYGQPQSPYGQPAYYAMQAEPKGLSIASMCCGIAIFVGFGFFILPQIAAVILGHLGLKREPAGKGMAIAGLVMGYIGIALTVIFGIIFFAAIGASTSSYNY from the coding sequence ATGTCAGATCAACCATCCAAGGCCAACGAGGACAAGCCGGCGGGCTACGAACCGCCGCAGTACGTCCCGCCTGCACAGTTCAGCGCACCCGAGTCGAGCGCGCCGGGCCAAGGCGCACCGCACCAGGGCGCACCGGACCAGGGCGCATCAAGCGAGAGCGCCAACGCCACGCAGCCCCTCCCGCCCTATGAGCAGAGCGCGCACGGGGACTCCTACGCGCAGGACGCGTACACGCATAACGCCCAGGGCCAGAATGACTTCTATGCCCAGCCGCAGCCGCCCGCCAGCACGGGTTCCTACACGCCGGGCGACTACAGCCAGCAGCCGCCGTCGCCGTACGGCCAGCCGCCCAGCCCGTACCAGCAGCAGCAGACGTTCGGTCAGCAGCCCTATGGCCAGCAGCCTTACGGCCAGCCGCAGTCGCCGTACGGCCAGCCTGCGTACTACGCCATGCAGGCCGAGCCCAAGGGTTTGAGCATTGCCAGCATGTGCTGCGGTATCGCCATCTTTGTTGGGTTCGGATTCTTCATCCTGCCGCAGATCGCCGCCGTGATCCTGGGCCACCTCGGCCTCAAGCGCGAGCCTGCGGGCAAGGGCATGGCCATCGCCGGCCTGGTGATGGGATACATCGGCATTGCGCTGACGGTGATCTTCGGCATCATCTTCTTCGCTGCGATCGGTGCTTCCACCAGCAGCTACAACTACTAA
- a CDS encoding peptidase E, giving the protein MAAGHPTILATSGGYKPGDRTRIEFNHLMHYAVELSGVTGRAPRVTHIGTASGDQRWWAAEMDQAARIAGFDFSHLNLFTMPNIEDPEAHLLEQDVVWVNGGSVVNLLAVWRAHGLDGILRRAWEGGVVLAGVSAGSICWYQGGVTDSFGPELKPVTNALGFLPYGNGVHYDSELRRAPAIHQLVANGTLGETHCTDDGVGLVYRGTELVEVVSEVKNKAAFRVTAGAGESVDAVAVEERLESRFLG; this is encoded by the coding sequence ATGGCTGCTGGGCACCCCACGATTCTGGCGACATCCGGCGGCTACAAGCCCGGCGATCGGACCAGGATCGAGTTCAACCACCTGATGCATTACGCCGTGGAACTGTCCGGCGTCACCGGCCGGGCTCCCCGCGTCACACACATCGGCACAGCCTCCGGTGACCAGCGTTGGTGGGCCGCGGAAATGGACCAAGCCGCCCGCATCGCAGGCTTCGATTTCAGCCACCTCAACCTTTTCACCATGCCCAACATCGAGGACCCGGAGGCCCATCTCCTGGAGCAGGATGTGGTGTGGGTTAATGGCGGTTCGGTGGTGAATCTGCTGGCCGTCTGGCGCGCGCATGGCCTGGACGGGATCCTGCGGCGGGCTTGGGAAGGCGGCGTGGTCCTGGCCGGGGTTTCCGCTGGCTCCATCTGTTGGTACCAAGGCGGCGTGACTGATTCCTTTGGGCCTGAGCTCAAGCCCGTTACCAACGCCCTGGGCTTCCTCCCTTACGGCAACGGGGTCCACTATGACTCAGAACTTCGCCGCGCGCCTGCCATTCACCAGTTGGTGGCCAACGGCACTCTGGGTGAGACGCACTGCACGGACGACGGCGTCGGGCTGGTTTACCGGGGGACGGAACTTGTAGAGGTGGTGTCCGAAGTGAAGAACAAGGCCGCCTTCCGGGTGACCGCCGGAGCGGGCGAGAGCGTAGATGCTGTTGCTGTGGAGGAACGGTTGGAGTCGCGTTTCCTTGGCTGA
- a CDS encoding rhodanese-like domain-containing protein, giving the protein MSDFDTVPVGDIPADASILDVREDYEWVAGHAEGARHIPMDQLPARLDELDPDDDLFVICRTGGRSFRAVQWLVGQGYSAVNVAGGMDMWFETGKPMVSDNGLKPVVL; this is encoded by the coding sequence ATGAGCGACTTCGATACCGTGCCTGTGGGCGACATTCCGGCCGACGCCAGCATTCTGGACGTCCGCGAAGACTACGAGTGGGTGGCAGGCCATGCCGAAGGAGCGCGCCACATTCCCATGGACCAGCTTCCGGCACGCCTGGATGAGCTGGATCCAGACGACGACCTCTTTGTCATCTGCCGCACCGGCGGTCGCTCTTTCCGCGCCGTGCAGTGGCTCGTAGGACAGGGCTACTCGGCCGTGAACGTAGCAGGGGGCATGGATATGTGGTTCGAGACCGGCAAGCCAATGGTCTCGGACAATGGACTGAAGCCGGTTGTTCTCTAA
- a CDS encoding amidase, which produces MTAVELRDALASGEVSASEATTHFLSMIEAGNKQLGAFVTVTAEQALQDAAAADGLHARLNREGRLNELPVLHGMPTAFKDLTDVAGVPTTHGSAALEHKPAPEDGALAATLKGLGAISLGKTQVPEFGLTAYSENRVAPPSRNPHSLGRSSGGSSGGSAAAVAAGLVPFAPGTDGGGSIRIPAGACGLVGLKPGRGVVPSGASAGDAAKLVVAGPLARTAADAALLMDALVPRDQAPDGGYLANVGRAPEPMRIGVTLDSPWAGIYPFQIGQEAMDALSLGIRLLEKAGHSVTEAEIRYDNRYPEAFTTAWTAGVGSARIAPQREALLTPLTRTFRRRAQQRSALKVNEALGFLRQFEHDTITQYSGWDLMLMPTLAQTPRPIGWFTGGGHSGELWPSEWAGDADEDYKRQCEYAPWSSMVNVCGLPAISIPVHTTQGGLPMGIQLVGQPGSELVLLQLAAVLESR; this is translated from the coding sequence ATGACGGCTGTTGAGCTCCGTGATGCCCTGGCTTCGGGCGAAGTCTCAGCCAGTGAAGCCACCACCCACTTCTTGTCCATGATCGAAGCCGGAAACAAGCAGCTGGGCGCCTTCGTCACGGTCACCGCGGAACAGGCCCTGCAGGACGCGGCCGCCGCGGATGGGCTGCACGCCAGGCTGAACCGGGAGGGACGCCTGAATGAACTTCCCGTCCTCCACGGCATGCCCACGGCCTTCAAGGACCTCACCGATGTTGCCGGCGTTCCCACCACACACGGCAGCGCGGCCCTTGAGCACAAGCCCGCGCCCGAGGATGGCGCCCTCGCCGCGACGCTGAAGGGCCTCGGCGCCATCTCACTGGGCAAGACCCAGGTTCCGGAGTTCGGACTGACGGCCTACAGCGAAAACCGCGTTGCACCGCCGTCGCGCAATCCGCATTCACTGGGTCGAAGCTCTGGTGGGTCGTCGGGTGGCAGCGCTGCCGCTGTGGCCGCCGGCCTGGTGCCGTTCGCTCCGGGGACCGACGGCGGCGGGTCCATCCGGATCCCGGCCGGCGCGTGCGGCCTGGTCGGGTTGAAACCGGGGCGGGGCGTGGTGCCATCGGGTGCGAGCGCGGGCGACGCAGCCAAGTTGGTGGTTGCCGGGCCGCTGGCAAGAACAGCAGCAGATGCAGCGCTCCTGATGGACGCGCTGGTCCCTCGCGACCAAGCGCCCGACGGCGGATACCTCGCCAACGTGGGGCGGGCACCGGAACCCATGAGAATCGGTGTGACCCTGGATAGCCCGTGGGCCGGCATCTACCCGTTCCAGATCGGGCAGGAAGCGATGGACGCCCTCTCGCTGGGGATCCGGCTGCTGGAAAAGGCGGGCCACAGCGTCACGGAAGCCGAAATCCGCTACGACAACCGCTATCCCGAGGCATTCACCACAGCCTGGACCGCCGGAGTCGGGAGTGCCCGGATAGCACCCCAGCGCGAGGCGTTGCTGACCCCGTTGACCAGGACGTTCCGGCGTCGGGCACAACAGCGGAGCGCGTTGAAGGTCAACGAGGCCCTGGGTTTCCTGCGGCAGTTCGAGCACGACACCATCACGCAGTACTCGGGCTGGGACCTGATGCTCATGCCGACGCTGGCCCAGACACCGCGGCCGATCGGTTGGTTTACCGGAGGCGGGCACAGTGGTGAACTCTGGCCGAGCGAGTGGGCAGGTGACGCCGACGAGGACTACAAACGGCAGTGCGAGTACGCCCCGTGGTCGTCCATGGTGAACGTGTGCGGACTTCCGGCGATCAGCATTCCGGTGCATACGACGCAGGGCGGACTGCCAATGGGGATTCAGCTGGTTGGCCAGCCGGGATCTGAACTGGTGCTCCTCCAGCTCGCGGCGGTCCTCGAGAGCCGCTGA
- a CDS encoding peptide MFS transporter — translation MPAVSASIKKMSTPQTTAESAKPAGDTSFFGHPKMLASLFSVEMWERFSFYGMQGILLYYMYFTAEQGGLSIDQSLAAGLVGAYGGGVYLSTILGAWLADRLFGSEKVLFGSAIMIMAGHIALALLPGIPGLIAGLVLVGIGSGGLKANATALVGSLYGEKDERRDAGFSIFYMGINIGGLIGPLVTGWLQTSYGFHIGFGAAAVGMAIGLVIYSLGRKRLPEEAHRVPNPLPAKDRTKYGLIFLAILIVIGVLLGTGIVNANNLARSMAYAAIGAAVVYLFLIFRSPLVTGVERKRVVAFIPLFIASAGFWALFQQQFTFIAVYSQEKLDRNLFGWEMPAAWVQSINPVFIIIFAGVMAALWTKLGSKQPSSPLKFSAGLFIMGLAFLAFIPLAGEGKTPLLALVGILFMFTLAELFLSPIGLSVSTKLAPQAFHTQMVALFFLSVSLGTTLAGILAGLYNPDDELPYFLGIGSVAVVLAVGLAAASPAIKKLMGGVR, via the coding sequence ATGCCCGCAGTCAGTGCCAGCATTAAGAAAATGAGCACACCTCAAACCACGGCTGAGTCCGCAAAGCCAGCGGGCGATACGTCATTCTTCGGCCACCCAAAGATGTTGGCCAGCCTCTTCTCCGTGGAAATGTGGGAGCGATTCTCCTTCTACGGCATGCAGGGAATCCTGCTCTACTACATGTACTTCACCGCCGAGCAGGGCGGTCTCTCCATTGACCAGAGCCTCGCCGCTGGTTTGGTGGGCGCGTACGGTGGCGGCGTTTACCTGTCGACGATTCTCGGTGCCTGGCTCGCCGACCGTCTCTTCGGCTCAGAAAAAGTCCTTTTCGGCTCAGCCATCATGATCATGGCCGGCCACATCGCGCTGGCCCTGCTTCCCGGCATTCCGGGCTTGATCGCGGGCCTGGTGCTGGTGGGCATCGGCTCCGGTGGCCTGAAAGCCAACGCCACGGCGCTGGTCGGCAGCCTTTACGGCGAGAAGGATGAGCGCCGCGACGCCGGCTTCTCCATCTTCTACATGGGCATCAACATCGGTGGGCTCATCGGCCCGTTGGTCACCGGCTGGCTCCAGACGAGCTACGGTTTCCACATCGGCTTCGGCGCCGCGGCCGTGGGCATGGCGATCGGCCTGGTCATCTACTCGCTGGGCCGCAAGAGGCTCCCCGAGGAAGCACACCGCGTCCCCAACCCCCTCCCGGCGAAGGACCGCACCAAGTACGGCCTGATCTTCCTGGCCATCCTGATCGTCATTGGCGTGTTGCTCGGTACAGGGATCGTCAACGCCAACAACCTGGCCCGGAGCATGGCCTACGCTGCCATCGGCGCCGCAGTGGTCTACCTGTTCCTGATCTTCCGCAGCCCGCTGGTCACTGGCGTGGAGCGCAAGCGCGTAGTCGCTTTCATCCCCTTGTTCATCGCTTCAGCCGGGTTCTGGGCACTGTTCCAGCAGCAGTTCACGTTCATCGCCGTGTACTCCCAGGAAAAGCTGGACCGCAACCTGTTCGGCTGGGAAATGCCTGCCGCATGGGTCCAGTCCATCAACCCGGTGTTCATCATCATCTTCGCCGGCGTCATGGCTGCCCTGTGGACCAAGCTGGGCTCCAAGCAGCCGAGTTCGCCGCTGAAGTTCTCCGCCGGCCTGTTCATCATGGGCTTGGCGTTCCTTGCGTTCATCCCGCTGGCCGGCGAAGGCAAGACCCCGCTGTTGGCCTTGGTGGGAATCCTGTTCATGTTCACCCTGGCGGAACTGTTCCTCTCCCCCATCGGCCTGTCCGTGAGCACCAAGCTCGCCCCGCAGGCCTTCCACACCCAGATGGTGGCGCTGTTCTTCCTGTCCGTCTCGCTCGGCACCACGCTGGCCGGAATCCTCGCCGGCCTCTACAACCCCGATGACGAGCTCCCGTACTTCCTGGGCATCGGCAGCGTGGCAGTGGTCCTGGCTGTTGGCCTGGCTGCAGCGTCGCCGGCAATCAAGAAGCTGATGGGTGGCGTTCGGTAA
- the pheA gene encoding prephenate dehydratase, whose protein sequence is MTPPVTYTFLGPEGTFTEAALLQVPGAADATRIPCTNVNTALDRVRAGEADAAMVPIENSVEGGVTATLDAIATGQELRIIREALVPITFVLVARPGVELSDIKRISTHGHAWAQCRLWVDEHLPNADYVPGSSTAASAMGLLEDDAPYEAAICAPLVAAEQPGLNVLAEDIGDNPEAVTRFILVSKPGLLPGRTGADKTTVVVPLPEDHPGALMEILDQFASRGVNLSRIESRPTGQYLGHYFFSIDADGHATDSRVADALAGLHRISPATRFLGSYARADKQPAVVAPHTSDAAFASAHAWVDSILKGS, encoded by the coding sequence TTGACGCCACCAGTGACCTACACGTTCCTCGGTCCCGAGGGCACCTTCACCGAGGCCGCCCTCCTGCAAGTACCGGGTGCTGCTGACGCCACGCGGATTCCCTGCACCAACGTCAACACGGCCCTGGATCGGGTCCGTGCCGGCGAGGCTGATGCGGCCATGGTTCCCATCGAGAACTCGGTGGAGGGCGGGGTCACTGCCACCTTGGACGCGATCGCCACTGGCCAGGAGCTCCGGATCATCCGCGAGGCCCTTGTTCCCATCACCTTCGTGCTCGTGGCGAGGCCCGGCGTCGAACTTTCCGACATCAAGAGGATCTCGACGCACGGGCACGCCTGGGCGCAGTGCCGCTTGTGGGTGGATGAGCACCTTCCGAACGCCGATTACGTTCCGGGGTCGTCCACGGCGGCCTCGGCGATGGGCCTGCTGGAGGACGATGCGCCGTATGAAGCCGCCATTTGTGCGCCGCTGGTCGCTGCGGAACAACCCGGCCTGAATGTTCTGGCGGAGGACATCGGCGACAACCCCGAGGCCGTCACGCGGTTCATTCTGGTGAGCAAACCCGGCCTTCTTCCGGGCCGCACCGGAGCTGACAAGACCACCGTTGTTGTCCCGCTGCCTGAGGACCATCCCGGCGCGCTCATGGAGATCCTGGACCAGTTCGCGTCCCGCGGAGTGAACCTCAGCCGCATCGAATCCCGGCCCACCGGACAGTACCTGGGCCACTACTTCTTCAGCATCGACGCCGACGGTCACGCTACGGATTCACGGGTAGCGGACGCCCTGGCCGGCCTCCACCGCATCAGCCCGGCCACGCGGTTCCTGGGCTCCTATGCCCGCGCCGACAAACAGCCGGCCGTGGTGGCCCCGCATACGTCCGACGCCGCCTTTGCCTCGGCGCACGCGTGGGTTGACTCGATCCTCAAGGGCTCCTAG
- a CDS encoding glucose 1-dehydrogenase encodes MGNFEGKTALVTGGGSGLGEAISKDLAKNGVKVVVTDVNLDAATRVANQITADGGTAVPFQANTAVAEDSKKAVDFAVETYGALNYAVNNAGIGGASAPVGDVDIEDWDRVIAINLSGVLYGMRYQIPAILAAGASEGAIVNMASIHGAVAAPGNAAYTAAKHAVVGLTKNAAAEYGAQGLRVNAIGPGYIDTPLLAAAPKEVINGLEAKHPLGRLGKADEIANVTTFLLSDKASFMTGSYVLVDGGYTAV; translated from the coding sequence ATGGGTAACTTCGAAGGCAAGACCGCGCTCGTCACCGGCGGCGGCTCAGGGCTTGGGGAAGCGATCAGCAAGGACCTCGCCAAGAACGGCGTCAAGGTAGTAGTTACTGACGTCAACCTCGACGCCGCCACCCGCGTGGCCAACCAGATCACGGCCGACGGCGGCACTGCAGTTCCGTTCCAGGCCAACACTGCCGTGGCCGAGGACAGCAAGAAGGCGGTCGACTTTGCCGTGGAGACGTACGGCGCCCTCAACTACGCCGTGAACAACGCGGGCATCGGCGGGGCAAGCGCTCCGGTGGGCGACGTCGATATCGAGGATTGGGACCGGGTCATCGCCATCAACCTGAGCGGCGTCCTGTACGGCATGCGTTACCAGATCCCGGCCATCCTGGCCGCTGGCGCTTCCGAAGGCGCCATTGTGAACATGGCCTCGATCCATGGCGCCGTCGCTGCCCCCGGCAACGCCGCCTACACCGCTGCCAAGCACGCCGTGGTGGGCTTGACCAAGAACGCTGCTGCCGAATACGGCGCGCAGGGTCTCCGCGTCAACGCAATCGGCCCTGGCTACATCGACACTCCCTTGCTGGCCGCCGCCCCGAAGGAAGTCATCAACGGGCTCGAGGCCAAACACCCGCTGGGTCGTTTGGGTAAGGCCGATGAGATCGCGAACGTCACCACGTTCCTCCTCTCCGACAAGGCCAGCTTCATGACCGGCTCCTACGTGCTGGTCGATGGCGGTTACACGGCCGTCTAG